One Arvicanthis niloticus isolate mArvNil1 chromosome 13, mArvNil1.pat.X, whole genome shotgun sequence genomic window carries:
- the Rapgef3 gene encoding rap guanine nucleotide exchange factor 3 isoform X1 has product MKVSWPGENHWQVGPAVVESRAVGAPQVGGLPDVVPEGTLLNMVLKRMHRPRCCSYQLVFEHRRPSCIQGLRWTPLTNSEGSLDFRVSLEQATTEHVHRAGKLLHRHLLATYPSLIRDRKYHLRLYRQCCSGRELVDGILALGLGVHSRSQAVGICQVLVDEGALCHVKHDWTFQDRDTQFYRFPGPEPEPAGTHDVEEELVEAMALLSQRGPDALLTVALRKPPGQRTDEELDLIFEELLHIKAVAHLSNSVKRELAAVLLFEPHSKAGTVLFSQGDKGTSWYIIWKGSVNVVTHGKGLVTTLHEGDDFGQLALVNDAPRAATIILRENNCHFLRVDKQDFNRIIKDVEAKTMRLEEHGKVVLVLERTSQGAGPSRPPTPGRNRYTVMSGTPEKILELLLEAMRPDSSAHDPTETFLSDFLLTHSVFMPSTQLFAALLHHFHAEPAEPAGGSEQEHSTYICNKRQQILRLVSRWVALYSPTLRSDPVATSFLQKLSDLVSRDARLSNLLREQYPERRRHHRLENGCGNVSPQTKARNAPVWLPNQEEPLPSSTGAIRVGDKVPYDICRPDHTVLTLHLPVTASVREVMAALAHEDHWTKGQVLVKVNSAGDVVGLQPDARGVATSLGLNERLFVVDPQEVHELTPHPEQLGPTLGSSEMLDLVSAKDLAGQLTDHDWSLFNRIHQVQEVELIHYVLGPQHLRDVTTANLERFMRRFNELQYWVATELCLCPVPGPRAQLLRKFIKLAAHLKEQKNLNSFFAVMFGLSNSAISRLAHTWERLPHKVRKLYSALERLLDPSWNHRVYRLALTKLSPPVIPFMPLLLKDMTFIHEGNHTLVENLINFEKMRMMARAVRMLHHCRSHGTAPLSPLRSRVSHIHEDSQASRISTCSEQSLSTRSPASTWAYVQQLKVIDNQRELSRLSRELEP; this is encoded by the exons ATGAAG GTCAGCTGGCCAGGTGAGAACCACTGGCAGGTGGGCCCAGCTGTGGTGGAGAGTCGAGCTGTGGGGGCACCGCAGGTGGGAGGTCTCCCGGACGTGGTTCCGGAGGGCACGCTGCTCAATATGGTGCTGAAGAGAATGCACCGTCCCCGGTGCTGCTCTTACCAACTAGTGTTCGAGCACCGGCGCCCCAGCTGCATCCAGGGACTTCGCTGG ACGCCACTTACCAACAGCGAGGGATCCCTGGATTTCAGAGTGAGCCTGGAGCAG GCCACTACAGAGCATGTACACAGGGCAGGGAAGCTCCTGCACCGTCATCTCTTGGCCACCTACCCTAGCCTCATCCGAGACAGAAAATACCATCTGCGGCTATATCG GCAGTGTTGCTCTGGCCGGGAGCTAGTGGATGGCATCTTGgctctggggcttggggtccacTCACGGAGCCAAGCCGTGGGCATCTGTCAGGTGTTGGTGGATGAGGGTGCTCTTTGCCATG TAAAACATGACTGGACCTTCCAGGACCGAGATACCCAATTCTACAGGTTCCCTGGACCAGAGCCCGAGCCTGCAGGAACTCACGACGTGGAAGAGGAGCTTGTTGAGGCGATGGCCCTGCTCTCCCAGCGAGGGCCTGATGCCCTACTCACTGTGGCACTCCGGAAGCC CCCAGGTCAGCGGACGGATGAAGAGCTGGACCTCATCTTCGAGGAGCTGCTGCATATCAAGGCGGTGGCCCACCTTTCTAACTCA GTGAAGCGGGAACTAGCTGCAGTTCTGCTCTTTGAACCACACAGCAAAGCAGGAACTGTGT TGTTCAGCCAGGGGGACAAGGGTACCTCGTGGTACATTATCTGGAAGGGATCTGTCAATGTGGTGACCCATGGCAAG GGGCTGGTGACCACGTTGCATGAGGGAGATGACTTTGGACAGCTGGCTCTGGTGAACGATGCACCTCGGGCAGCCACCATCATCCTTCGAGAAAATAACTGTCACTTTCTGCGTGTGGACAAGCAGGACTTCAACCGCATCATCAAG GATGTGGAAGCGAAAACCATGAGACTGGAAGAACACGGCAAAGTGGTATTGGTTCTGGAGAGGACCTCTCAGGGTGCTGGCCCTTCCCGCCCCCCGACCCCAGGCAGAAACCG GTATACGGTAATGTCTGGCACCCCAGAGAAAATTCTAGAACTCCTGTTGGAGGCTATGAGACCGGACTCCAGTGCTCATGACCCAACAG AGACATTCCTCAGTGACTTCCTGCTGACCCACAGTGTCTTCATGCCCAGCACCCAGCTCTTCGCTGCCCTCCTGCACCA CTTCCACGCGGAGCCAGCAGAACCTGCTGGAGGCAGTGAGCAGGAGCATAGCACCTACATCTGCAACAAGAGGCAGCAGATCCTGCGGCTAGTCAGCCGGTGGGTGGCCCTGTATAGCCCCACGCTCCGCTCCGACCCCGTGGCCACCAGCTTCCTCCAG AAACTTTCAGACCTGGTGAGCAGAGATGCCCGACTTAGCAACTTGCTGAGGGAACAGTATCCGGAGAGACGGCGACACCACAG GTTGGAGAACGGCTGTGGGAATGTATCTCCTCAGACCAAG GCCCGGAATGCACCTGTTTGGCTCCCTAACCAGGAGGAACCCCTCCCAAGCAGCACTGGTGCCATCCGAGTTGGGGACAAAG tcCCCTACGATATCTGCAGACCTGACCACACGGTGCTGACTCTGCACCTGCCGGTGACGGCCTCCGTGAGAGAAGTGATGGCGGCTTTGGCCCATGAGGACCACTGGACCAAGGGGCAGGTGCTGGTGAAGGTTAATTCTGCAGGTG ATGTCGTTGGCTTGCAGCCAGATGCCCGCGGTGTGGCCACATCCCTGGGGCTCAACGAGCGGCTCTTTGTTGTCGACCCACAGGAAGTGCATGAGCTG ACCCCACACCCTGAGCAGCTGGGGCCCACTCTGGGttcttctgagatgctggaccTAGTGAGTGCCAAGGACCTGGCAGGCCAGCTGACAGACCATGACTGGAGCCTCTTCAACAGGATCCACCAGGTGCAGGAG GTGGAGCTGATCCATTATGTACTGGGCCCCCAGCACCTGCGGGATGTCACCACCGCAAACCTGGAGCGCTTCATGCGACGCTTCAACGAGTTGCAGTACTGGGTGGCCACCgagctctgcctctgccctgtTCCAGGCCCCCGGGCTCAGTTACTCCGGAAGTTCATCAAGTTAGCAGCCCA CCTCAAGGAGCAGAAGAATCTCAACTCTTTCTTTGCGGTCATGTTTGGCCTCAGCAACTCAGCCATCAGCCGCCTGGCCCACACCTGGGAG CGTCTACCCCATAAAGTACGGAAGCTGTACTCAGCCCTGGAAAGGTTGCTG GACCCTTCCTGGAACCACCGAGTGTACCGATTGGCTCTCACCAAGCTCTCCCCTCCTGTCATCCCCTTCATGCCCCTGCTACTCAAAG ACATGACCTTCATCCACGAGGGAAACCACACACTGGTAGAGAACCTCATCAACTTTGAGAAGATG CGGATGATGGCCAGGGCTGTGCGAATGCTCCACCACTGCCGAAGCCACGGCACCG cACCTCTATCGCCACTCAGAAGCCGAGTTTCCCACATCCACGAGGACAGCCAGGCATCAAGGATCTCCACGT GTTCTGAGCAGTCCCTGAGCACCCGGAGTCCAGCCAGCACCTGGGCTTATGTCCAGCAGCTGAAGGTCATTGACAACCAGAGGGAACTGTCCCGCCTCTCCCGGGAGCTGGAACCATGA
- the Rapgef3 gene encoding rap guanine nucleotide exchange factor 3 isoform X2, whose protein sequence is MKVSWPGENHWQVGPAVVESRAVGAPQVGGLPDVVPEGTLLNMVLKRMHRPRCCSYQLVFEHRRPSCIQGLRWTPLTNSEGSLDFRVSLEQATTEHVHRAGKLLHRHLLATYPSLIRDRKYHLRLYRQCCSGRELVDGILALGLGVHSRSQAVGICQVLVDEGALCHVKHDWTFQDRDTQFYRFPGPEPEPAGTHDVEEELVEAMALLSQRGPDALLTVALRKPPGQRTDEELDLIFEELLHIKAVAHLSNSVKRELAAVLLFEPHSKAGTVLFSQGDKGTSWYIIWKGSVNVVTHGKGLVTTLHEGDDFGQLALVNDAPRAATIILRENNCHFLRVDKQDFNRIIKDVEAKTMRLEEHGKVVLVLERTSQGAGPSRPPTPGRNRYTVMSGTPEKILELLLEAMRPDSSAHDPTETFLSDFLLTHSVFMPSTQLFAALLHHFHAEPAEPAGGSEQEHSTYICNKRQQILRLVSRWVALYSPTLRSDPVATSFLQKLSDLVSRDARLSNLLREQYPERRRHHRLENGCGNVSPQTKARNAPVWLPNQEEPLPSSTGAIRVGDKVPYDICRPDHTVLTLHLPVTASVREVMAALAHEDHWTKGQVLVKVNSAGDVVGLQPDARGVATSLGLNERLFVVDPQEVHELTPHPEQLGPTLGSSEMLDLVSAKDLAGQLTDHDWSLFNRIHQVELIHYVLGPQHLRDVTTANLERFMRRFNELQYWVATELCLCPVPGPRAQLLRKFIKLAAHLKEQKNLNSFFAVMFGLSNSAISRLAHTWERLPHKVRKLYSALERLLDPSWNHRVYRLALTKLSPPVIPFMPLLLKDMTFIHEGNHTLVENLINFEKMRMMARAVRMLHHCRSHGTAPLSPLRSRVSHIHEDSQASRISTCSEQSLSTRSPASTWAYVQQLKVIDNQRELSRLSRELEP, encoded by the exons ATGAAG GTCAGCTGGCCAGGTGAGAACCACTGGCAGGTGGGCCCAGCTGTGGTGGAGAGTCGAGCTGTGGGGGCACCGCAGGTGGGAGGTCTCCCGGACGTGGTTCCGGAGGGCACGCTGCTCAATATGGTGCTGAAGAGAATGCACCGTCCCCGGTGCTGCTCTTACCAACTAGTGTTCGAGCACCGGCGCCCCAGCTGCATCCAGGGACTTCGCTGG ACGCCACTTACCAACAGCGAGGGATCCCTGGATTTCAGAGTGAGCCTGGAGCAG GCCACTACAGAGCATGTACACAGGGCAGGGAAGCTCCTGCACCGTCATCTCTTGGCCACCTACCCTAGCCTCATCCGAGACAGAAAATACCATCTGCGGCTATATCG GCAGTGTTGCTCTGGCCGGGAGCTAGTGGATGGCATCTTGgctctggggcttggggtccacTCACGGAGCCAAGCCGTGGGCATCTGTCAGGTGTTGGTGGATGAGGGTGCTCTTTGCCATG TAAAACATGACTGGACCTTCCAGGACCGAGATACCCAATTCTACAGGTTCCCTGGACCAGAGCCCGAGCCTGCAGGAACTCACGACGTGGAAGAGGAGCTTGTTGAGGCGATGGCCCTGCTCTCCCAGCGAGGGCCTGATGCCCTACTCACTGTGGCACTCCGGAAGCC CCCAGGTCAGCGGACGGATGAAGAGCTGGACCTCATCTTCGAGGAGCTGCTGCATATCAAGGCGGTGGCCCACCTTTCTAACTCA GTGAAGCGGGAACTAGCTGCAGTTCTGCTCTTTGAACCACACAGCAAAGCAGGAACTGTGT TGTTCAGCCAGGGGGACAAGGGTACCTCGTGGTACATTATCTGGAAGGGATCTGTCAATGTGGTGACCCATGGCAAG GGGCTGGTGACCACGTTGCATGAGGGAGATGACTTTGGACAGCTGGCTCTGGTGAACGATGCACCTCGGGCAGCCACCATCATCCTTCGAGAAAATAACTGTCACTTTCTGCGTGTGGACAAGCAGGACTTCAACCGCATCATCAAG GATGTGGAAGCGAAAACCATGAGACTGGAAGAACACGGCAAAGTGGTATTGGTTCTGGAGAGGACCTCTCAGGGTGCTGGCCCTTCCCGCCCCCCGACCCCAGGCAGAAACCG GTATACGGTAATGTCTGGCACCCCAGAGAAAATTCTAGAACTCCTGTTGGAGGCTATGAGACCGGACTCCAGTGCTCATGACCCAACAG AGACATTCCTCAGTGACTTCCTGCTGACCCACAGTGTCTTCATGCCCAGCACCCAGCTCTTCGCTGCCCTCCTGCACCA CTTCCACGCGGAGCCAGCAGAACCTGCTGGAGGCAGTGAGCAGGAGCATAGCACCTACATCTGCAACAAGAGGCAGCAGATCCTGCGGCTAGTCAGCCGGTGGGTGGCCCTGTATAGCCCCACGCTCCGCTCCGACCCCGTGGCCACCAGCTTCCTCCAG AAACTTTCAGACCTGGTGAGCAGAGATGCCCGACTTAGCAACTTGCTGAGGGAACAGTATCCGGAGAGACGGCGACACCACAG GTTGGAGAACGGCTGTGGGAATGTATCTCCTCAGACCAAG GCCCGGAATGCACCTGTTTGGCTCCCTAACCAGGAGGAACCCCTCCCAAGCAGCACTGGTGCCATCCGAGTTGGGGACAAAG tcCCCTACGATATCTGCAGACCTGACCACACGGTGCTGACTCTGCACCTGCCGGTGACGGCCTCCGTGAGAGAAGTGATGGCGGCTTTGGCCCATGAGGACCACTGGACCAAGGGGCAGGTGCTGGTGAAGGTTAATTCTGCAGGTG ATGTCGTTGGCTTGCAGCCAGATGCCCGCGGTGTGGCCACATCCCTGGGGCTCAACGAGCGGCTCTTTGTTGTCGACCCACAGGAAGTGCATGAGCTG ACCCCACACCCTGAGCAGCTGGGGCCCACTCTGGGttcttctgagatgctggaccTAGTGAGTGCCAAGGACCTGGCAGGCCAGCTGACAGACCATGACTGGAGCCTCTTCAACAGGATCCACCAG GTGGAGCTGATCCATTATGTACTGGGCCCCCAGCACCTGCGGGATGTCACCACCGCAAACCTGGAGCGCTTCATGCGACGCTTCAACGAGTTGCAGTACTGGGTGGCCACCgagctctgcctctgccctgtTCCAGGCCCCCGGGCTCAGTTACTCCGGAAGTTCATCAAGTTAGCAGCCCA CCTCAAGGAGCAGAAGAATCTCAACTCTTTCTTTGCGGTCATGTTTGGCCTCAGCAACTCAGCCATCAGCCGCCTGGCCCACACCTGGGAG CGTCTACCCCATAAAGTACGGAAGCTGTACTCAGCCCTGGAAAGGTTGCTG GACCCTTCCTGGAACCACCGAGTGTACCGATTGGCTCTCACCAAGCTCTCCCCTCCTGTCATCCCCTTCATGCCCCTGCTACTCAAAG ACATGACCTTCATCCACGAGGGAAACCACACACTGGTAGAGAACCTCATCAACTTTGAGAAGATG CGGATGATGGCCAGGGCTGTGCGAATGCTCCACCACTGCCGAAGCCACGGCACCG cACCTCTATCGCCACTCAGAAGCCGAGTTTCCCACATCCACGAGGACAGCCAGGCATCAAGGATCTCCACGT GTTCTGAGCAGTCCCTGAGCACCCGGAGTCCAGCCAGCACCTGGGCTTATGTCCAGCAGCTGAAGGTCATTGACAACCAGAGGGAACTGTCCCGCCTCTCCCGGGAGCTGGAACCATGA